In the genome of Candidatus Tectomicrobia bacterium, the window CATCACGTTGGCCTTGCGGATGGCGTCGAGGAGGCGCGTCTTGCCGTGGTCCACGTGGCCCATGATGGTGATGACCGGGGCGCGCGGCTTGAGGCTCTCCGGGGCGTCCGCCTCCTGATGCACGAGGACGTCCTCGATGTTCTCCTTGCTGATCTCGACCTCGTAGCCGAACTTCTCGCTCAGGCCGACGGCCGTGCTGTTGTCGATCATCTGGTTGATCGTGGTCATCTGGCCCATCTTCATGAGCTCTTTGATGATTTCGGCCGCCTTGATGCTGAGCTTGTCGGCGAGGTCCTTGACGGTGATGGCTTCGGGGATGCGCACCCGGCCGCGCCGCTGGCGGACCACCTCCGCCGGCTTGGGCGGAGCGGGGGCCTCGGGGGTCGGAGGCGCGGCCGTGCGGGCGGCGGGAGCGGGGGGCGCCGGTCTCGGAGCGGGAGGAGCGGCCTTGGGGGCCGCCGCCCGGGGAGGCGCGGGAGCCCTTTGGGGCGGAGCGGCCGGGGGCGCCGCCTCTTTTTTCGGGGCGGGCGCGGGGGCTTTCGCGGCCGGGGGGGCCGATTCTTTTCCCTTGGGCTTGGCGGCCTCGGGAGCGGGTGCCTTCTCAGCCGGCGGGGCCGCGGGGGCGGCCTTGGCCTTTTCGCCCCGGGAGCCGAACAGCGTGCGGACGAGATCAGCCGTCTCCTCGTCCACCGTGCTCATGTAGCTCTTGACCTGGATGCCTTCCCGGTGGAGTTCTTCGACAAACGCCTTGTTGTCGAAGCCCAGCTCCTTGGCCAGCTCATAGACCCGAATCTTCGCCATCCATCCTCCTCCGACCCCCGATGCTCCCCTCCAGCCGAAGGGATATATAATCCGTTAAATATAGATAATTAAGGCTGAGGCCTCAACCCTCGGCCAAGCTCTTGAGCTGGGCCAGCCGCAGGGCGACCGCCTCCTCCAGGGAGACATCCCGGAGGGCGAGAACCCCGGCCGGGGACCGGCCGAGCAGCCGGCCGATCTCCTCCATCCGGAGCGGCAGCTCTAGCGGAGGCCGGGCTTCTTTCGGAATCTCGCTCCGGCTGCCCGCCGAGAGGTCCCGGGCGAGAAGAAGCCGCCCTCCCTCCGCGAGCTCCCGGAAGGCCGCGTCCCGCCCCGGGGTGAGAACTCCCTTGCGCCAGGCGGCGGCCAGGAGCCCCTCCAGGCGCCGCCGGAGAAGCTCCTCCACCCGCTCCGCCAGCTCCCCCGGCCCGGGCGCCTGGATGCCCTCCCGCAGGGCCCGCGCCAGGTTCTTCGGCTTCAGCGCGGCCTGGATGCAGGAGGCCCGGAAGCAGCAGTGGGCGCCCCGCCCCGGGAGCCGGCTGTCGAGCTCCGCCGCCACTCCGCCCCCGGGATCGGCCACCATGCGGAAAAACGCGTCCGCCTCGCCCTTCGTCCGGCAACCGATGCAGGTCCGCACGGGCATCGCTCTCGTCCCGGGCGCGGCGGAAGCGGGCTATTCCCCCGGCGCCACGCTTTCGCCCGGCGTCCCCGTGAGGTAT includes:
- a CDS encoding YlxR family protein: MPVRTCIGCRTKGEADAFFRMVADPGGGVAAELDSRLPGRGAHCCFRASCIQAALKPKNLARALREGIQAPGPGELAERVEELLRRRLEGLLAAAWRKGVLTPGRDAAFRELAEGGRLLLARDLSAGSRSEIPKEARPPLELPLRMEEIGRLLGRSPAGVLALRDVSLEEAVALRLAQLKSLAEG